From Homo sapiens chromosome 6, GRCh38.p14 Primary Assembly, the proteins below share one genomic window:
- the RSPH4A gene encoding radial spoke head protein 4 homolog A isoform 1 (isoform 1 is encoded by transcript variant 1) has translation MEDSTSPKQEKENQEELGETRRPWEGKTAASPQYSEPESSEPLEAKQGPETGRQSRSSRPWSPQSRAKTPLGGPAGPETSSPAPVSPREPSSSPSPLAPARQDLAAPPQSDRTTSVIPEAGTPYPDPLEQSSDKRESTPHHTSQSEGNTFQQSQQPKPHLCGRRDVSYNNAKQKELRFDVFQEEDSNSDYDLQQPAPGGSEVAPSMLEITIQNAKAYLLKTSSNSGFNLYDHLSNMLTKILNERPENAVDIFENISQDVKMAHFSKKFDALQNENELLPTYEIAEKQKALFLQGHLEGVDQELEDEIAENALPNVMESAFYFEQAGVGLGTDETYRIFLALKQLTDTHPIQRCRFWGKILGLEMNYIVAEVEFREGEDEEEVEEEDVAEERDNGESEAHEDEEDELPKSFYKAPQAIPKEESRTGANKYVYFVCNEPGRPWVKLPPVIPAQIVIARKIKKFFTGRLDAPIISYPPFPGNESNYLRAQIARISAGTHVSPLGFYQFGEEEGEEEEEAEGGRNSFEENPDFEGIQVIDLVESLSNWVHHVQHILSQGRCNWFNSIQKNEEEEEEEDEEKDDSDYIEQEVGLPLLTPISEDLEIQNIPPWTTRLSSNLIPQYAIAVLQSNLWPGAYAFSNGKKFENFYIGWGHKYSPDNYTPPVPPPVYQEYPSGPEITEMDDPSVEEEQAFRAAQEAVLLAAENEESEEDEDEEDDYD, from the exons ATGGAGGACTCAACCTCCCcgaagcaagaaaaagaaaaccaagaagaaCTAGGGGAAACAAGGCGGCCATGGGAAGGAAAGACAGCAGCTTCTCCCCAATATTCTGAGCCTGAGTCGTCTGAGCCCTTGGAGGCGAAGCAGGGGCCAGAAACTGGACGCCAGTCCCGAAGCAGCCGTCCTTGGAGCCCGCAGTCTAGAGCCAAGACGCCTCTGGGTGGCCCCGCGGGACCAGAAACATCATCACCTGCTCCTGTCTCTCCGCGGGagccctcttcctctccttctcccctgGCTCCGGCCAGACAAGACCTCGCGGCACCACCTCAGTCGGACAGGACCACGAGTGTGATTCCTGAAGCTGGGACACCTTATCCTGATCCTTTGGAACAATCATCTGATAAAAGAGAATCAACTCCTCATCACACAAGCCAGTCAGAAGGAAACACCTTTCAACAGTCTCAGCAACCCAAACCCCACCTGTGTGGACGAAGGGACGTGAGCTATAACAACGCTAAACAGAAAGAGCTGAGATTTGACGTTTTTCAGGAGGAAGACTCAAACAGTGACTATGATTTACAGCAGCCGGCGCCTGGGGGCTCTGAAGTGGCCCCCAGCATGCTTGAGATCACCATTCAGAATGCTAAGGCTTACCTGCTGAAGACTAGCAGCAATTCGGGCTTTAATCT ATATGATCATCTTTCTAATATGTTGACCAAGATATTAAATGAGCGTCCTGAAAATGCTGTTgacatctttgaaaatattagCCAAGATGTGAAGATGGCACATTTTAGTAAAAAATTTGATGCACTACAAAATGAGAATGAGTTGCTTCCAACATATGAAATAGCAGAAAAGCAAAAGGCTCTTTTTCTCCAGGGACATTTGGAAGGAGTTGACCAAGAATTGGAAGATGAAATA GCAGAAAACGCTCTTCCAAATGTAATGGagtcagctttttattttgaacaagCTGGAGTTGGTTTGGGCACAGATGAGACATACCGCATATTTCTTGCCCTCAAGCAGCTTACTGATACCCACCCAATCCAAAGATGCCGCTTCTGGGGAAAGATCTTGGGTCTGGAAATGAATTATATTGTAGCTGAAGTGGAATTTCGTGAGggggaagatgaagaggaagTGGAAGAGGAAGATGTAGCTGAAGAGAGGGACAATGGAGAAAGTGAAGCTcatgaagatgaggaagatgAATTACCAAAGTCCTTTTACAAGGCCCCACAGGCTATACCAAAAGAAGAAAGTAGAACAGGTGCCAACAAATATGTCTATTTTGTTTGCAATGAACCAGGAAGACCATGGGTGAAGTTACCACCAGTTATACCTGCACAAATTGTTATtgcaagaaaaatcaagaaatttttCACTGGGCGATTGGATGCTCCCATCATAAGCTACCCACCTTTCCCAGGAAATGAGAGTAATTATTTACGAGCACAAATTGCCCGAATTTCAGCAGGAACCCACGTCAGTCCTCTAGGATTTTATCAGTTtggtgaagaggaaggagaggaggaggaagaggcagaaggTGGGCGAAATAGCTTTGAGGAAAACCCTGATTTTGAAGGCATCCAAGTGATTGATCTAGTAGAATCCCTATCCAATTGGGTTCATCATGTACAGCATATTCTCTCTCAG GGTCGCTGTAATTGGTTCAACTCCatacaaaaaaatgaggaagaagaagaggaagaagatgaagaaaaagacgATTCTGACTACATAGAACAGGAAGTGGGGCTTCCTCTTTTGACACCAATCTCTGAAGATTTAG AGATTCAGAATATACCCCCCTGGACAACACGGTTATCCTCAAATCTCATTCCACAATATGCTATTGCAGTCCTTCAATCCAACCTTTGGCCTGGAGCATATGCCTTCTCCAATGGCAA aaagtttgaaaatttCTACATAGGCTGGGGTCATAAGTATAGTCCAGACAATTATACACCCCCAGTTCCACCACCAGTTTATCAAGAATACCCCAGTGGACCAGAAATTACAGAAATGGATGATCCTAGTGTGGAGGAGGAGCAGGCTTTCAGGGCTGCACAAGAAGCAGTTCTACTCGCAGCTGAGAATGAAGAATCTGAggaagatgaagatgaggaagatgATTATgactaa
- the RSPH4A gene encoding radial spoke head protein 4 homolog A isoform X1 gives MEDSTSPKQEKENQEELGETRRPWEGKTAASPQYSEPESSEPLEAKQGPETGRQSRSSRPWSPQSRAKTPLGGPAGPETSSPAPVSPREPSSSPSPLAPARQDLAAPPQSDRTTSVIPEAGTPYPDPLEQSSDKRESTPHHTSQSEGNTFQQSQQPKPHLCGRRDVSYNNAKQKELRFDVFQEEDSNSDYDLQQPAPGGSEVAPSMLEITIQNAKAYLLKTSSNSGFNLYDHLSNMLTKILNERPENAVDIFENISQDVKMAHFSKKFDALQNENELLPTYEIAEKQKALFLQGHLEGVDQELEDEIAENALPNVMESAFYFEQAGVGLGTDETYRIFLALKQLTDTHPIQRCRFWGKILGLEMNYIVAEVEFREGEDEEEVEEEDVAEERDNGESEAHEDEEDELPKSFYKAPQAIPKEESRTGANKYVYFVCNEPGRPWVKLPPVIPAQIVIARKIKKFFTGRLDAPIISYPPFPGNESNYLRAQIARISAGTHVSPLGFYQFGEEEGEEEEEAEGGRNSFEENPDFEGIQVIDLVESLSNWVHHVQHILSQGRCNWFNSIQKNEEEEEEEDEEKDDSDYIEQERFRIYPPGQHGYPQISFHNMLLQSFNPTFGLEHMPSPMAKSLKIST, from the exons ATGGAGGACTCAACCTCCCcgaagcaagaaaaagaaaaccaagaagaaCTAGGGGAAACAAGGCGGCCATGGGAAGGAAAGACAGCAGCTTCTCCCCAATATTCTGAGCCTGAGTCGTCTGAGCCCTTGGAGGCGAAGCAGGGGCCAGAAACTGGACGCCAGTCCCGAAGCAGCCGTCCTTGGAGCCCGCAGTCTAGAGCCAAGACGCCTCTGGGTGGCCCCGCGGGACCAGAAACATCATCACCTGCTCCTGTCTCTCCGCGGGagccctcttcctctccttctcccctgGCTCCGGCCAGACAAGACCTCGCGGCACCACCTCAGTCGGACAGGACCACGAGTGTGATTCCTGAAGCTGGGACACCTTATCCTGATCCTTTGGAACAATCATCTGATAAAAGAGAATCAACTCCTCATCACACAAGCCAGTCAGAAGGAAACACCTTTCAACAGTCTCAGCAACCCAAACCCCACCTGTGTGGACGAAGGGACGTGAGCTATAACAACGCTAAACAGAAAGAGCTGAGATTTGACGTTTTTCAGGAGGAAGACTCAAACAGTGACTATGATTTACAGCAGCCGGCGCCTGGGGGCTCTGAAGTGGCCCCCAGCATGCTTGAGATCACCATTCAGAATGCTAAGGCTTACCTGCTGAAGACTAGCAGCAATTCGGGCTTTAATCT ATATGATCATCTTTCTAATATGTTGACCAAGATATTAAATGAGCGTCCTGAAAATGCTGTTgacatctttgaaaatattagCCAAGATGTGAAGATGGCACATTTTAGTAAAAAATTTGATGCACTACAAAATGAGAATGAGTTGCTTCCAACATATGAAATAGCAGAAAAGCAAAAGGCTCTTTTTCTCCAGGGACATTTGGAAGGAGTTGACCAAGAATTGGAAGATGAAATA GCAGAAAACGCTCTTCCAAATGTAATGGagtcagctttttattttgaacaagCTGGAGTTGGTTTGGGCACAGATGAGACATACCGCATATTTCTTGCCCTCAAGCAGCTTACTGATACCCACCCAATCCAAAGATGCCGCTTCTGGGGAAAGATCTTGGGTCTGGAAATGAATTATATTGTAGCTGAAGTGGAATTTCGTGAGggggaagatgaagaggaagTGGAAGAGGAAGATGTAGCTGAAGAGAGGGACAATGGAGAAAGTGAAGCTcatgaagatgaggaagatgAATTACCAAAGTCCTTTTACAAGGCCCCACAGGCTATACCAAAAGAAGAAAGTAGAACAGGTGCCAACAAATATGTCTATTTTGTTTGCAATGAACCAGGAAGACCATGGGTGAAGTTACCACCAGTTATACCTGCACAAATTGTTATtgcaagaaaaatcaagaaatttttCACTGGGCGATTGGATGCTCCCATCATAAGCTACCCACCTTTCCCAGGAAATGAGAGTAATTATTTACGAGCACAAATTGCCCGAATTTCAGCAGGAACCCACGTCAGTCCTCTAGGATTTTATCAGTTtggtgaagaggaaggagaggaggaggaagaggcagaaggTGGGCGAAATAGCTTTGAGGAAAACCCTGATTTTGAAGGCATCCAAGTGATTGATCTAGTAGAATCCCTATCCAATTGGGTTCATCATGTACAGCATATTCTCTCTCAG GGTCGCTGTAATTGGTTCAACTCCatacaaaaaaatgaggaagaagaagaggaagaagatgaagaaaaagacgATTCTGACTACATAGAACAGGAA AGATTCAGAATATACCCCCCTGGACAACACGGTTATCCTCAAATCTCATTCCACAATATGCTATTGCAGTCCTTCAATCCAACCTTTGGCCTGGAGCATATGCCTTCTCCAATGGCAA aaagtttgaaaatttCTACATAG
- the RSPH4A gene encoding radial spoke head protein 4 homolog A isoform 2 (isoform 2 is encoded by transcript variant 2) — protein sequence MEDSTSPKQEKENQEELGETRRPWEGKTAASPQYSEPESSEPLEAKQGPETGRQSRSSRPWSPQSRAKTPLGGPAGPETSSPAPVSPREPSSSPSPLAPARQDLAAPPQSDRTTSVIPEAGTPYPDPLEQSSDKRESTPHHTSQSEGNTFQQSQQPKPHLCGRRDVSYNNAKQKELRFDVFQEEDSNSDYDLQQPAPGGSEVAPSMLEITIQNAKAYLLKTSSNSGFNLYDHLSNMLTKILNERPENAVDIFENISQDVKMAHFSKKFDALQNENELLPTYEIAEKQKALFLQGHLEGVDQELEDEIAENALPNVMESAFYFEQAGVGLGTDETYRIFLALKQLTDTHPIQRCRFWGKILGLEMNYIVAEVEFREGEDEEEVEEEDVAEERDNGESEAHEDEEDELPKSFYKAPQAIPKEESRTGANKYVYFVCNEPGRPWVKLPPVIPAQIVIARKIKKFFTGRLDAPIISYPPFPGNESNYLRAQIARISAGTHVSPLGFYQFGEEEGEEEEEAEGGRNSFEENPDFEGIQVIDLVESLSNWVHHVQHILSQRFRIYPPGQHGYPQISFHNMLLQSFNPTFGLEHMPSPMAKSLKIST from the exons ATGGAGGACTCAACCTCCCcgaagcaagaaaaagaaaaccaagaagaaCTAGGGGAAACAAGGCGGCCATGGGAAGGAAAGACAGCAGCTTCTCCCCAATATTCTGAGCCTGAGTCGTCTGAGCCCTTGGAGGCGAAGCAGGGGCCAGAAACTGGACGCCAGTCCCGAAGCAGCCGTCCTTGGAGCCCGCAGTCTAGAGCCAAGACGCCTCTGGGTGGCCCCGCGGGACCAGAAACATCATCACCTGCTCCTGTCTCTCCGCGGGagccctcttcctctccttctcccctgGCTCCGGCCAGACAAGACCTCGCGGCACCACCTCAGTCGGACAGGACCACGAGTGTGATTCCTGAAGCTGGGACACCTTATCCTGATCCTTTGGAACAATCATCTGATAAAAGAGAATCAACTCCTCATCACACAAGCCAGTCAGAAGGAAACACCTTTCAACAGTCTCAGCAACCCAAACCCCACCTGTGTGGACGAAGGGACGTGAGCTATAACAACGCTAAACAGAAAGAGCTGAGATTTGACGTTTTTCAGGAGGAAGACTCAAACAGTGACTATGATTTACAGCAGCCGGCGCCTGGGGGCTCTGAAGTGGCCCCCAGCATGCTTGAGATCACCATTCAGAATGCTAAGGCTTACCTGCTGAAGACTAGCAGCAATTCGGGCTTTAATCT ATATGATCATCTTTCTAATATGTTGACCAAGATATTAAATGAGCGTCCTGAAAATGCTGTTgacatctttgaaaatattagCCAAGATGTGAAGATGGCACATTTTAGTAAAAAATTTGATGCACTACAAAATGAGAATGAGTTGCTTCCAACATATGAAATAGCAGAAAAGCAAAAGGCTCTTTTTCTCCAGGGACATTTGGAAGGAGTTGACCAAGAATTGGAAGATGAAATA GCAGAAAACGCTCTTCCAAATGTAATGGagtcagctttttattttgaacaagCTGGAGTTGGTTTGGGCACAGATGAGACATACCGCATATTTCTTGCCCTCAAGCAGCTTACTGATACCCACCCAATCCAAAGATGCCGCTTCTGGGGAAAGATCTTGGGTCTGGAAATGAATTATATTGTAGCTGAAGTGGAATTTCGTGAGggggaagatgaagaggaagTGGAAGAGGAAGATGTAGCTGAAGAGAGGGACAATGGAGAAAGTGAAGCTcatgaagatgaggaagatgAATTACCAAAGTCCTTTTACAAGGCCCCACAGGCTATACCAAAAGAAGAAAGTAGAACAGGTGCCAACAAATATGTCTATTTTGTTTGCAATGAACCAGGAAGACCATGGGTGAAGTTACCACCAGTTATACCTGCACAAATTGTTATtgcaagaaaaatcaagaaatttttCACTGGGCGATTGGATGCTCCCATCATAAGCTACCCACCTTTCCCAGGAAATGAGAGTAATTATTTACGAGCACAAATTGCCCGAATTTCAGCAGGAACCCACGTCAGTCCTCTAGGATTTTATCAGTTtggtgaagaggaaggagaggaggaggaagaggcagaaggTGGGCGAAATAGCTTTGAGGAAAACCCTGATTTTGAAGGCATCCAAGTGATTGATCTAGTAGAATCCCTATCCAATTGGGTTCATCATGTACAGCATATTCTCTCTCAG AGATTCAGAATATACCCCCCTGGACAACACGGTTATCCTCAAATCTCATTCCACAATATGCTATTGCAGTCCTTCAATCCAACCTTTGGCCTGGAGCATATGCCTTCTCCAATGGCAA aaagtttgaaaatttCTACATAG